A genomic region of Gemmatimonadota bacterium contains the following coding sequences:
- a CDS encoding DUF411 domain-containing protein, protein MMNRREAVIRLGAVAGAAVVLPRILEAQAKVAIVVYKDPNCGCCSKWVDHLQANGFMASVKETTDIEPIKEKYHIGPELRSCHTAVVGGYAIEGHVPASDIKKLLAAKPKGVVGLTIPGMPASAPGMDGKPFVAYTVLSFDLKGTPTVFAEHRA, encoded by the coding sequence ATGATGAATCGACGCGAGGCCGTGATCCGGCTCGGCGCCGTGGCCGGCGCGGCCGTGGTGTTGCCCCGGATCCTCGAGGCCCAGGCCAAAGTGGCCATCGTAGTCTACAAAGACCCCAATTGTGGGTGCTGCTCGAAGTGGGTGGATCATCTCCAGGCCAACGGGTTCATGGCCTCGGTCAAGGAAACCACCGACATCGAGCCGATCAAAGAGAAGTATCACATCGGGCCGGAACTTCGGAGCTGCCACACGGCGGTGGTCGGGGGGTATGCCATCGAGGGTCACGTGCCGGCCTCGGACATCAAGAAGCTGCTCGCCGCCAAGCCGAAAGGCGTCGTGGGTCTCACCATCCCCGGCATGCCCGCCAGCGCGCCCGGGATGGATGGGAAACCCTTCGTCGCTTACACCGTGCTGTCGTTCGATCTCAAGGGCACTCCGACCGTCTTCGCGGAGCACAGAGCCTAA
- a CDS encoding CocE/NonD family hydrolase, translating to MRIVGLLTAVTLMARSLFGQVVDSAVAIPMRDGVILRATIIKPARVGRFPVLVYRTPYGAASAVTTYSIFRRAVERGYAVVAQDVRGRYRSDGEFDPYRQERHDGYDTIEWAGTEPWSDGNVGTFGLSYPGAVQWLAAIEHPPHLKAMVPAMTYSSARNFWYAGGLPDLSWPSWIWFNIAPDVRRRNNLPGPRTSREADSTWKLLGDSLVNRLPLTNVPELAQVAPWYLEWLAHPPNDPWWDWTDLTTKYGTVTAAVLNISGWHDDNYGPEGALTNHRGLLAARAGAPDPRTQLILGPWVHGVAGMTNRTAQAKSGERVFGATAGIDYDDEILRFMDRYLRGIANGADQTPRFRLFIMGENTWITSNTWPIPGTTPLRLNLTPGALSERRAPSAERRVPSNPTPVRDPYAGKSGAHDYRTLAGHPDVLVFDTAPFEADLRVAGNITATLYVSTDAPDADVWLRLFDVGPDGTAWNLMSPGLDVRRLSTRPGATPLVPGQPVKVELTDLITGNQFKRGHKLRVVFSTSFMPYFSRNLNTGRSETESAVFRPATVTLHFGRDYPSHIILPVLP from the coding sequence ATGCGAATTGTCGGATTATTGACCGCCGTTACTTTGATGGCCCGATCACTTTTTGGACAAGTGGTCGACTCCGCTGTTGCCATCCCGATGCGGGACGGCGTGATCCTCCGGGCCACGATCATCAAGCCGGCCCGGGTCGGACGCTTCCCGGTCCTGGTCTACCGAACGCCCTATGGGGCCGCGTCCGCCGTCACTACGTATTCGATCTTTCGGCGGGCTGTTGAGCGGGGCTACGCGGTGGTGGCCCAGGACGTCCGGGGCCGGTACCGCTCGGACGGCGAGTTCGACCCTTACCGCCAGGAACGCCACGACGGGTACGACACCATCGAATGGGCCGGGACAGAGCCGTGGTCGGACGGCAACGTCGGGACGTTCGGCCTGTCCTATCCGGGCGCGGTCCAGTGGCTGGCCGCCATCGAGCACCCGCCCCACTTGAAGGCCATGGTCCCGGCCATGACGTACTCGAGCGCCCGGAATTTCTGGTACGCCGGCGGGCTCCCCGACCTGTCGTGGCCGTCCTGGATCTGGTTCAACATCGCCCCCGACGTGCGGCGCCGGAACAACCTGCCCGGCCCCCGCACCTCCCGGGAGGCCGACTCGACCTGGAAGCTCCTCGGCGACTCGCTCGTCAACCGGCTCCCGCTGACCAACGTGCCTGAGTTGGCCCAGGTGGCGCCGTGGTACCTGGAATGGCTGGCCCATCCCCCGAACGATCCGTGGTGGGACTGGACCGACCTGACCACCAAGTACGGTACGGTCACGGCCGCGGTGCTCAACATCAGCGGGTGGCATGATGACAATTACGGTCCCGAAGGCGCCCTCACCAATCATCGGGGCCTCCTTGCCGCTCGGGCCGGCGCACCCGACCCTCGAACCCAACTGATCCTGGGCCCCTGGGTCCACGGCGTGGCCGGCATGACCAATCGCACCGCCCAAGCCAAGTCCGGCGAACGGGTATTTGGCGCCACGGCCGGCATCGACTACGACGATGAAATCCTCCGATTCATGGACCGCTATCTCCGCGGCATCGCCAACGGCGCCGACCAGACCCCGAGGTTCCGCCTCTTCATCATGGGCGAGAACACTTGGATCACCAGCAACACCTGGCCGATTCCAGGCACCACCCCCCTCCGCCTCAACCTCACCCCCGGGGCCCTGTCGGAACGCCGAGCGCCGAGTGCCGAGCGCCGAGTCCCGAGCAACCCAACCCCAGTCAGGGACCCGTACGCCGGAAAGAGCGGCGCCCACGACTACCGCACGCTGGCCGGGCATCCCGACGTCCTGGTCTTCGACACCGCCCCGTTCGAGGCCGATCTTCGGGTGGCCGGCAACATTACGGCAACCCTCTATGTCAGTACCGACGCTCCCGACGCCGACGTGTGGCTTCGACTCTTCGACGTGGGCCCCGACGGCACCGCCTGGAATCTGATGAGCCCGGGTCTCGACGTCCGCCGCCTGTCAACCCGGCCTGGTGCCACGCCGTTGGTTCCAGGCCAACCAGTCAAGGTCGAGCTGACCGACCTCATCACCGGCAATCAGTTCAAGCGGGGCCACAAGCTCCGAGTCGTGTTCTCCACCAGTTTCATGCCGTACTTCAGCCGGAACCTCAACACCGGCCGTTCCGAAACCGAGTCGGCCGTGTTTCGGCCGGCCACCGTCACGCTCCATTTCGGGCGGGACTATCCTTCTCACATCATCCTTCCGGTCCTCCCATGA
- a CDS encoding glycosyl hydrolase, with translation MMRTLSLVGAGLLLATSVGQTQTVDSSYFQGKSWRNIGPNRGGRSIAGSGSPSRPNEYYFGAVGGGLWKTTDGGLSWRPVTDGQIKSSSVGGVAVSESNPDVVYIGMGETEFRGNIMQGDGVYKSLDGGKTWKPAGLGGVQAIARVRVDPMNPDLVYVAAFGKPYAPSSERGVFRSKDGGKHWERVLFRNDSTAAVDLTIDPRNPNVLYASLWQAYRTPWKSSSGGVGSGLFKSTDGGDTWTELTRNPGMPKGLIGKIGVTASGAAPNRVWAIIENDSGGVFRSDDAGATWKRVNQERKLRQRAFYYSRIYADPKLKDRVYVLNVDFHRSDDGGVTFKNYDAPHGDYHDLWIDPNNNQRILNSSDGGGSVTVNGGATWTSLAYPTAQAYRVATTKDFPYHVCGAQQDNSTFCVAPAGWDHLTGLMAPGDFMYDVGGGESGYIAPDPRNSNVFFAGSQGALLTRYDRSNGQIRDVQVYPRFFSGEPASALPERWQWTYPIVFSPIDPNVIYTSSQHLWKTVNDGQSWDRISPDLTRADPNTLGLSGGPITHDMNGPEIYGTIFSIAPSFHDINTIWTGSDDGLVQITRDGGTTWKNITPKDLPAFARISLIEASRHQPGTAYVAAKRYQLDDRAPYVFKTTDYGTTWTKTVDGIRADAYVHAVREDPKRPGLLYAGTEHGIYVSWDAGTRWQSLSLNLPDVQIPDLVVEENDLVIATHGRSMWLLEDIGFLRELGPGIAKQAVALFGPRTAVRGVYPASVHYYLERPADTVRLEVLDQSGAVIRSFVGLAKVDSTQFRADSAALDRMGCDVRPRPQPMPPGKAGLNRFVWDGRYEGSAEFLCMIMWGARPEAGPVAPPGTYQIRLTAAGVTKTTPFEVRRDPRLIGVTDDDLKAQFRLASSIRDQEDSAIRAVIRIRAIKDAIDDRVAKAPALATAAAGLKQKLTAIEDELYQGRSRSSQDLLNFPIRLSNRMAALRRSIESGDAKPTDGALVVFKELATDLGRHLTALGALMAADLEGFNRQLAGRKLEPVT, from the coding sequence ATGATGAGAACCCTCTCGCTTGTCGGCGCCGGCCTACTGCTGGCGACGTCGGTGGGCCAGACGCAGACCGTTGATTCCAGCTATTTCCAGGGGAAATCGTGGCGCAACATCGGCCCCAATCGCGGGGGCCGGTCAATCGCCGGATCGGGAAGTCCGAGCCGGCCGAACGAGTACTACTTCGGCGCGGTGGGCGGCGGCCTCTGGAAAACCACGGACGGCGGTCTGTCCTGGCGGCCGGTGACCGACGGCCAGATCAAGAGTTCGTCGGTGGGCGGCGTGGCGGTTTCGGAGTCGAACCCCGACGTCGTCTATATCGGCATGGGCGAGACGGAGTTTCGCGGCAACATCATGCAGGGCGATGGCGTGTACAAGAGCCTGGACGGGGGCAAGACCTGGAAACCCGCGGGGCTCGGCGGCGTCCAAGCGATTGCGAGGGTCCGGGTCGATCCGATGAATCCGGACCTGGTGTACGTGGCCGCGTTCGGGAAGCCGTATGCGCCGAGTAGCGAGCGAGGTGTTTTCCGGTCGAAGGACGGCGGGAAGCATTGGGAGCGGGTTCTGTTCCGGAACGATTCCACCGCGGCGGTCGATCTGACCATCGACCCCCGGAATCCGAATGTGCTGTATGCCTCGCTCTGGCAGGCGTACCGGACCCCGTGGAAGAGTTCGAGCGGCGGGGTGGGTAGCGGCTTGTTCAAATCCACTGACGGCGGCGACACGTGGACTGAACTGACCCGGAATCCGGGCATGCCGAAGGGGCTGATCGGCAAGATCGGCGTGACGGCGTCGGGGGCGGCGCCGAATCGGGTCTGGGCCATCATCGAGAACGATTCGGGCGGGGTTTTCCGGTCGGACGACGCGGGGGCCACCTGGAAGCGGGTCAACCAGGAGCGAAAACTCCGCCAGCGGGCGTTCTACTACTCCCGGATCTACGCCGACCCCAAGCTCAAAGACCGGGTCTACGTGCTCAACGTCGATTTCCATCGATCCGATGACGGCGGGGTCACGTTCAAGAACTATGACGCCCCGCACGGTGATTACCACGATCTCTGGATCGACCCGAACAACAACCAGCGGATCTTGAATTCGAGCGATGGCGGCGGTTCGGTGACCGTCAACGGCGGCGCCACCTGGACCTCGCTGGCGTATCCGACGGCCCAGGCCTATCGGGTGGCCACGACCAAGGATTTTCCCTATCACGTCTGCGGGGCGCAGCAGGACAACAGCACCTTCTGCGTGGCGCCGGCCGGATGGGACCATCTGACCGGCCTGATGGCGCCCGGCGATTTCATGTATGACGTGGGCGGTGGCGAAAGCGGGTACATCGCGCCGGATCCGAGAAACTCGAACGTGTTCTTTGCGGGAAGCCAAGGCGCGTTGTTGACCCGGTACGACCGGAGTAATGGCCAGATCCGGGATGTGCAGGTGTATCCCCGGTTCTTCTCGGGCGAACCGGCCAGCGCCTTGCCGGAACGGTGGCAGTGGACCTATCCGATTGTCTTCTCGCCGATTGATCCGAACGTCATCTACACCTCCTCCCAACACCTTTGGAAGACCGTCAACGACGGTCAATCGTGGGACCGGATCAGCCCCGACCTGACCCGGGCCGATCCGAATACGTTAGGCCTTTCCGGCGGCCCGATTACCCATGACATGAACGGGCCCGAGATCTATGGGACGATTTTCTCCATCGCGCCGTCGTTCCACGACATCAACACGATTTGGACCGGGTCGGACGACGGCTTGGTGCAGATTACCCGTGACGGCGGCACGACTTGGAAGAACATTACGCCGAAGGACCTGCCGGCCTTTGCCCGGATCAGCTTGATCGAAGCGTCGCGTCACCAGCCCGGCACCGCCTACGTGGCGGCCAAACGCTACCAGCTCGACGACCGGGCGCCCTACGTCTTCAAGACCACCGACTACGGAACTACCTGGACCAAAACCGTCGACGGGATCCGCGCCGATGCGTACGTCCACGCGGTGCGCGAAGATCCCAAGCGGCCGGGCCTCCTCTATGCCGGCACCGAGCACGGGATCTACGTGTCGTGGGATGCGGGCACCCGGTGGCAGTCGTTGTCGCTCAACTTGCCGGACGTTCAGATTCCCGATCTCGTGGTCGAGGAGAACGATCTGGTCATTGCCACCCACGGCCGGTCGATGTGGCTGCTCGAAGACATCGGCTTCCTCCGTGAGCTTGGACCAGGCATTGCGAAACAGGCCGTTGCCCTGTTCGGGCCCCGGACCGCGGTTCGGGGGGTGTACCCCGCCTCGGTTCACTACTATCTCGAACGCCCCGCCGACACCGTGCGGCTCGAGGTGCTCGATCAGTCCGGTGCGGTCATCCGAAGTTTTGTTGGGCTCGCCAAAGTGGACAGCACGCAGTTCCGGGCCGATTCGGCGGCGTTGGACCGGATGGGGTGCGACGTCCGGCCCCGGCCCCAGCCGATGCCGCCGGGCAAAGCCGGCCTCAATCGATTTGTCTGGGACGGCCGGTACGAGGGGTCGGCGGAGTTTCTCTGCATGATCATGTGGGGCGCCCGTCCGGAGGCCGGCCCGGTGGCTCCTCCGGGTACCTACCAGATTCGGCTCACCGCGGCAGGGGTTACCAAAACGACCCCGTTCGAGGTCCGGCGGGATCCCCGGCTGATCGGGGTCACCGATGACGATCTCAAAGCCCAGTTCCGATTGGCCTCGAGCATCCGGGATCAGGAAGACAGCGCCATTCGCGCGGTGATCCGGATCCGGGCCATCAAGGATGCCATCGACGACCGGGTTGCCAAGGCGCCGGCCTTGGCAACCGCCGCGGCCGGCCTCAAGCAGAAGTTGACCGCCATCGAGGACGAGCTCTATCAAGGGCGAAGCCGATCCAGTCAGGATTTGCTCAACTTCCCGATCCGGCTCAGCAATCGGATGGCCGCGCTGCGCCGAAGTATCGAGAGCGGCGACGCGAAGCCGACCGATGGTGCGTTGGTGGTGTTCAAGGAACTGGCGACCGATCTGGGACGCCACCTGACGGCCCTCGGCGCGTTGATGGCCGCCGATCTCGAAGGATTCAACCGGCAGCTGGCCGGGCGGAAGCTCGAGCCGGTTACTTGA
- a CDS encoding uracil-DNA glycosylase — MSPIGPLPMTLRSLTAVSRAIVACRRCPRLRAHCRSVATDKTARYRDQAYWGKPVPGFGDARARLLVVGLAPGAHGANRTGRLFTGDSSGDWLYEALHRFGFANQAESVSRTDGLVLSDCFISAAGRCAPPGNKPTSDELTACRDYLEAETRLLRHVRVVVTLGGIAHERWLKASGWWERLGPGGRPGFGPGVASRLPSGIVLVSSYHPSRQNTHTGRLTRPMWHAVFREARRLVEATP, encoded by the coding sequence ATGTCTCCCATCGGCCCGCTGCCCATGACTCTCCGGAGCTTGACCGCCGTTTCCCGGGCCATCGTTGCGTGCCGCCGCTGCCCCCGATTGCGGGCCCATTGCCGGTCGGTGGCGACCGACAAGACCGCGCGGTATCGGGATCAGGCGTACTGGGGCAAACCGGTGCCCGGCTTCGGTGATGCCCGGGCCCGGCTGCTGGTGGTCGGGTTGGCGCCGGGAGCCCACGGCGCCAACCGGACCGGCCGGCTCTTTACCGGTGATTCGAGCGGCGACTGGCTCTACGAAGCCCTCCACCGCTTCGGGTTCGCCAACCAGGCCGAGTCGGTGTCGCGGACCGACGGCTTGGTGCTGTCGGATTGCTTCATTTCCGCCGCCGGCCGGTGCGCTCCGCCGGGCAACAAACCGACCTCGGACGAGTTGACCGCGTGTCGCGACTATCTCGAGGCGGAAACCCGGCTGCTTCGGCACGTCCGGGTGGTGGTGACGTTAGGCGGTATCGCCCACGAACGGTGGCTCAAAGCGTCGGGCTGGTGGGAGCGGCTCGGCCCCGGGGGCCGGCCGGGGTTCGGGCCCGGCGTGGCGAGTCGGCTGCCATCGGGGATCGTGCTGGTGAGTTCCTATCACCCGAGCCGGCAGAACACCCACACCGGCCGGTTGACCAGGCCGATGTGGCATGCGGTGTTTCGGGAGGCCCGGCGCCTCGTCGAGGCGACGCCGTAG
- a CDS encoding homocysteine S-methyltransferase — protein sequence MTGFQSPLTPFLAQQRFTVLDGGLATELERRGHDLNDRLWSARLLIERPDAIRAVHLDYFRAGADIAVTASYQASFEGLAARGLSGAKAEAVLTRSVTLAREARDEFQSESDDPRRLPPLVAASIGAYGATLGDGSEYTGVYPATDRQLRAFHAARLDVLTAAGPDLLACETIPSRREAEVLADLLEERSGLPGWISFTGKDTKHVADGTPFAELVRSLGQARSVVALGLNCTPPHLIAPLLESAGDSGEKPFVVYPNAGSSWDAKAKQWNGEEAGESIPRLVDRWCDLGARVIGGCCRTTPDTIRGIRERLH from the coding sequence ATGACCGGATTCCAGTCGCCCCTGACCCCGTTTCTGGCCCAGCAGCGCTTTACGGTCCTGGACGGCGGCTTGGCAACCGAACTCGAACGCCGGGGCCATGATCTCAACGACCGCCTCTGGTCGGCCCGCCTCTTGATCGAGCGCCCGGACGCTATTCGGGCCGTCCATCTCGACTACTTCCGGGCCGGCGCCGACATCGCGGTCACCGCCAGTTACCAAGCCTCGTTCGAAGGCCTGGCCGCCCGGGGTCTTTCGGGCGCCAAGGCCGAAGCCGTTTTGACTCGGAGCGTGACCCTGGCCCGGGAGGCCCGGGACGAATTTCAATCCGAGTCTGACGACCCGCGCCGGTTGCCGCCGCTGGTCGCGGCGTCGATCGGCGCGTACGGCGCCACCCTGGGCGACGGATCGGAGTACACCGGCGTCTATCCCGCAACCGACCGCCAGCTCCGGGCCTTCCACGCGGCCCGGCTCGACGTCCTGACAGCGGCCGGGCCCGATCTGCTCGCCTGCGAAACGATCCCGTCGCGCCGGGAAGCCGAAGTGCTGGCCGATCTGCTCGAAGAACGATCCGGGCTGCCCGGCTGGATCTCCTTCACCGGAAAAGACACCAAGCACGTTGCCGACGGTACCCCGTTCGCCGAATTGGTCCGGAGTCTTGGTCAGGCTCGGTCGGTGGTGGCCCTGGGTCTCAATTGCACGCCGCCGCACTTGATCGCTCCGCTGCTCGAATCCGCAGGTGACTCCGGCGAAAAACCGTTCGTCGTGTACCCGAATGCCGGGTCGAGCTGGGACGCCAAGGCAAAGCAATGGAACGGCGAGGAAGCGGGCGAGTCGATTCCCCGGTTGGTCGATCGGTGGTGCGATCTCGGGGCCCGGGTGATCGGTGGTTGTTGCCGCACCACCCCGGACACGATCCGGGGGATTCGAGAACGTCTCCATTGA
- a CDS encoding aspartate aminotransferase family protein, whose product MIVARRITPSRIGMATAESTTCPKSDRAIKVTAVNNPTIRIGIFASMRAEGRPGSVVRTGISGLSYGHPMAYRYPDTSVIYRKLDRPFLKVVRGEGSRLFDESGKDYLDGSGGAYVANLGHGVAEIVDQVAEQIRKVAYVNGMAFTNDAVEDLAAELKTLSVGDLDKFYFLTSGSDAVEAALKLARQYWVETGKPGKHKIIALSPGYHGNTMLALSASARQHYKVMFKEWLIPVVPVPAPYAYRCDCAGAPDCSRCTGQLVEAAILAEGPETVAAFIGETVGGSSTGASVPRPEYWRAIREACSKHGVLWIADEVLCGAGRTGTWTAVEQYGVVPDLMTMGKGISGGYAALSAVVASERILDPIARSSGSVIHAQTFTHTPMMCAAGLAAVRYIKKHDLIARSRTMGSRLHQLLEPIRRHPLVGDVRGRGLLAGIEFVADRGTKAPYPRKAKIAERVTDAALDAGLIVWPNVGQADGTAGDLVCLAPPFVVTDAEMDEMIARFGRALDVVSQSLS is encoded by the coding sequence ATGATCGTGGCCCGGAGGATCACGCCGTCCCGCATCGGGATGGCAACAGCGGAGTCGACCACTTGTCCAAAAAGTGATCGGGCCATCAAAGTAACGGCGGTCAATAATCCGACAATTCGCATTGGGATCTTTGCCTCGATGCGAGCCGAAGGCCGGCCGGGTTCGGTTGTACGAACGGGGATTTCGGGGTTAAGCTATGGCCATCCTATGGCATACCGCTACCCCGACACCTCCGTGATCTACCGGAAGCTCGACCGTCCCTTCCTGAAAGTGGTTCGGGGCGAGGGCTCTCGGCTGTTTGACGAGTCCGGCAAGGACTATCTCGACGGGTCGGGTGGCGCCTATGTGGCCAATCTGGGTCACGGGGTGGCCGAAATCGTCGACCAAGTGGCCGAGCAGATTCGGAAGGTTGCCTACGTCAACGGGATGGCGTTTACCAACGACGCCGTCGAAGACTTGGCCGCGGAGCTCAAGACTCTCTCGGTCGGCGATCTCGACAAATTCTATTTCCTGACCAGCGGTTCCGATGCGGTGGAGGCGGCCCTCAAGCTGGCCCGGCAGTATTGGGTGGAGACCGGGAAGCCCGGTAAGCACAAGATCATTGCTCTCTCGCCGGGGTATCACGGGAACACCATGCTGGCGTTGTCGGCGTCGGCCCGCCAGCACTACAAGGTCATGTTCAAGGAGTGGCTGATCCCGGTGGTGCCGGTGCCGGCGCCCTACGCCTATCGGTGCGATTGTGCCGGGGCTCCCGACTGTTCGCGCTGCACCGGACAGCTCGTGGAGGCGGCCATCCTGGCCGAGGGTCCCGAGACGGTGGCGGCGTTCATCGGCGAGACGGTCGGTGGATCGTCCACCGGCGCCTCGGTGCCGCGTCCCGAGTACTGGCGGGCCATTCGGGAGGCGTGCTCGAAGCATGGCGTGCTCTGGATTGCCGACGAAGTGTTGTGCGGGGCGGGGCGGACCGGCACCTGGACGGCGGTCGAGCAGTACGGCGTGGTGCCGGATCTGATGACGATGGGCAAAGGCATCAGCGGCGGGTACGCGGCCCTGTCTGCGGTGGTGGCCTCGGAGCGGATTCTCGATCCGATTGCCAGGAGTTCCGGGTCGGTCATTCATGCCCAGACCTTCACCCATACGCCGATGATGTGCGCGGCCGGCCTGGCCGCGGTCCGCTACATCAAGAAACACGACTTGATCGCCCGAAGTCGCACCATGGGCAGCCGGTTGCACCAACTGCTCGAGCCAATTCGCCGACATCCACTCGTCGGTGATGTCCGGGGCCGGGGGTTGTTGGCCGGAATCGAATTCGTGGCCGATCGGGGCACCAAGGCACCGTACCCCCGGAAGGCCAAGATCGCCGAGCGAGTGACCGATGCGGCGCTCGACGCCGGGCTGATCGTCTGGCCCAACGTGGGGCAGGCCGACGGCACGGCCGGCGATCTGGTCTGCCTGGCGCCGCCGTTCGTGGTGACGGACGCCGAGATGGATGAAATGATCGCCCGGTTCGGCCGGGCGCTCGACGTTGTGTCTCAGTCCTTGAGTTAG
- a CDS encoding amidohydrolase, with protein MMSTRLSILGAAFILQGCRPTPPADVVLKNTAVYTMASPDPAEAIAIRGDKIVFVGTNAAVDGFVGDSTEVFDLGGRMVMPGFRDVHVHPQSGIGLSDCHFEGLETAKAVVDSVARCVAGAKPGAWVRGRGWALPVFPNGNPNKALLDQVAPDNPVYLTAADGHSAWVNSKALELAGVTKATPDPVNGRIERDGAGNPSGTLRENANDLVAKFLPPYSLEERKAGLVRGLRLANELGITTVHDASAGPEALEAYAALDLEGNLTSRVIAAQYVDPEKPVSQVDSLVAWRQRFKSSKYYRPDAAKFFADGVIEAKTAATLAPYLNSGDNRGVANFRQGQLDSLMMAVDKAGIQIHVHAIGDRGIRMGLDAYERTRQANGPRDARPIIAHIQLFDPADIPRFNALGVIASFQPLWAFADKYITDLTIPILGPERSRWLYPIASVAKSGAVLASGSDWTVSSLNPLEAIQVAITRRGPTDSAGPAWIPEEVVDLTTMLKSYTTGAAFAGFDDKTNGTLEVGRAADLIVLDRDLYRIPVTDIHKARVLLTIMDGKTVYTDKALK; from the coding sequence ATGATGTCGACTCGACTCTCGATCCTCGGCGCCGCGTTCATCCTCCAGGGTTGCCGTCCGACCCCGCCCGCCGATGTGGTGCTGAAGAACACTGCCGTCTACACCATGGCCAGCCCCGACCCGGCCGAGGCCATTGCGATCCGGGGCGACAAGATCGTATTCGTCGGCACCAACGCGGCGGTTGACGGATTCGTCGGCGACTCGACGGAAGTGTTCGACTTGGGCGGGCGGATGGTGATGCCGGGCTTCCGGGACGTTCACGTCCACCCGCAATCGGGGATCGGGTTGTCCGATTGCCATTTCGAAGGGCTCGAAACCGCCAAAGCGGTAGTGGACTCGGTGGCACGGTGTGTGGCGGGGGCCAAGCCGGGGGCCTGGGTGCGGGGCCGCGGGTGGGCTCTACCGGTTTTCCCGAACGGCAACCCGAACAAGGCTCTGCTGGACCAAGTGGCGCCGGACAACCCGGTGTACCTCACCGCGGCCGATGGCCACTCCGCCTGGGTCAACTCCAAGGCCCTCGAACTGGCCGGCGTTACCAAGGCAACCCCGGATCCCGTCAACGGCCGGATCGAACGCGACGGGGCCGGCAATCCGTCGGGCACGCTCCGCGAGAACGCCAATGACCTGGTCGCCAAGTTTCTTCCACCGTACAGCCTGGAGGAACGGAAGGCGGGGCTAGTGCGGGGGCTCCGGCTGGCCAACGAGTTGGGCATCACCACCGTCCACGACGCCTCGGCGGGCCCCGAGGCGCTCGAGGCCTACGCGGCTCTGGACTTGGAGGGCAACCTGACCAGCCGGGTCATTGCCGCGCAGTACGTTGATCCGGAGAAACCCGTCTCGCAGGTCGACTCCCTGGTGGCCTGGCGCCAGCGGTTCAAGAGTTCCAAATATTACCGGCCCGATGCCGCCAAGTTTTTTGCCGACGGCGTCATCGAAGCCAAGACGGCGGCGACCCTGGCGCCGTATCTCAATAGCGGTGACAACCGGGGCGTCGCCAACTTTCGCCAGGGCCAGCTCGATTCGTTGATGATGGCCGTCGACAAGGCCGGGATTCAGATCCACGTCCATGCCATCGGCGACCGCGGCATCCGGATGGGGCTCGACGCGTATGAACGGACCCGCCAAGCCAACGGACCTCGCGACGCCCGCCCGATCATCGCCCACATCCAGCTCTTCGATCCGGCCGACATTCCCCGGTTCAACGCGTTAGGCGTCATTGCGAGCTTTCAGCCGCTCTGGGCCTTTGCCGACAAGTACATCACCGACCTGACCATTCCGATCCTCGGGCCGGAGCGCTCCCGTTGGCTCTACCCGATCGCCTCGGTGGCGAAGAGCGGCGCCGTTCTGGCCAGCGGCAGCGACTGGACCGTGTCGTCGCTCAACCCGCTCGAGGCGATTCAGGTGGCGATTACCCGCCGGGGTCCGACCGATTCGGCGGGGCCGGCCTGGATTCCCGAGGAAGTGGTAGACCTGACGACCATGCTCAAGTCCTACACCACGGGCGCGGCCTTTGCCGGATTCGATGACAAGACCAACGGCACGCTCGAGGTGGGCCGGGCAGCGGACCTGATCGTCCTGGACCGGGATCTCTACCGCATTCCCGTCACCGACATCCACAAAGCCCGGGTGCTGCTCACGATCATGGACGGCAAGACGGTGTACACCGACAAGGCGCTCAAGTAA